One window of Magallana gigas chromosome 2, xbMagGiga1.1, whole genome shotgun sequence genomic DNA carries:
- the LOC105332376 gene encoding WD repeat-containing protein 47 isoform X2, with amino-acid sequence MPAPSIIVDETDVVRLVSEFLHNRDLNISMLSVERETGIINGEFSDDMLFLRQLILDGQWDDVIDFIQPLSSVETFNYTKFQYIIMKHKYLELLCIKSEPSVMQNYDFTVEEVVKCLNSLESLCVSKEDYNNLCLLLTIPKISDHPEYQNWNPSNARVKCFRDVTPLVEKYLTPMDQSKKNAKTAEDDRLLQLVLKGILYESCVEYCQQRATSSEACDEMTFPALLTNSGFSDADLSLISWLQHIPNETFSCPFEQKSLKFDIRQLVKPTLEASWSEQILVTPIKPKLFPHSAVPNMRPRSADVMTRSLNPQFDGLSRGLWQGGRKNMSASVSGSSTLSQSMSVVSGIGLNNALKDPMQMSMDKLFSEGEMVNTQSSTVLEENSPRQKVEEGKPQTNKNLNLNDETKPTPPVATIAPQDKLQNKNNPKPTVDEEMSKSSTELLKEFQRQKQVCREQIEIYEQQREKMLKELMTIESKTSMIDNREGPATQEQTESIFPQNPGSHSNQTNNVSHINQTNKLNSKPVQKHSNSPTNVNTVNSQTVPTPIPDVNPVCNRQTSPVTHPVTHIYQVDSLANTPTCEFVVGGHELGSDRSILTPVNVEETSKVNPPPSPNTLPRESAPAIDSSRQPEPTALASVTGRSTTHSTKSVKAKATPNTQGSQGKPATSRKTNTTASAGREKCADSKPTKTTGSKSLGRGTATRPTTLTPGGLGRAKRAPVPSKDNKPAVVGGVGTKPIGPVISQSPKKTPRPVSQIDLEDQKMSRPKFVPICRLEDPQAIRTVAFHPSGTMFAVGSNSKTLRVCAFPDVSNLSETHETFETQTMYTKHKHHKGSIYCVAWSPMGDLLATGSNDKTIKMFQYNMDMNAQGPEMELSFHDGTVRDMVFMQDTINRSSLLISGGAGDCKIYVTDCETGMPVRAMAGHSGHVYALHSWGGCMFVSGSADKTARFWDLRASTAITVVPSSTGSAFASVCVDPSGRLLASGHEDGSVMLYDIRGSRGIQSFRPHSGECRTVRFSMNAFYLLTGSYDKKIIMTDMHGDLLRPLPSVVVAEHEDKVIQCRWHPSQLAFISSSADRHVTCWGLPVV; translated from the exons ATGCCTGCTCCAAGTATTATTGTGGACGAGACCGATGTGGTCAGACTGGTATCAGAATTTTTGCACAACAGAGATCTGAATATTTCTATGCTTTCGGTAGAAAGAGAAACGGGTATCATCAATGGCGAATTTTCTGATGACATGTTATTTCTTAGACAGCTGATTTTAGACGGTCAATGGGATGATGTTATCGATTTTATCCAACCTCTGAGTTCCGTTGAGACTTTCAACTACACAAAATTTCAGTACATCATTATGAAACACAAATATCTTGAGCTTTTATGCATCAAGTCAGAACCAAGTGTAATGCAGAATTATGATTTCACCGTAGAAGAGGTAGTTAAATGTCTGAACAGTTTAGAAAGCTTATGTGTTTCTAAAGAAGATTACAATAACTTGTGCTTGCTTTTAACAATTCCCAAAATTTCTGATCATCCGGAATACCAGAATTGGAATCCAAGTAATGCCAGAGTGAAGTGTTTCCGAGATGTAACCCCCCTTGTGGAGAAGTATCTTACACCCATGGATCAATCCAAAAAGAATGCAAAAACAGCTGAGGATGACAGACTTCTTCAGCTAGTGCTGAAGGGCATTCTTTATGAATCTTGTGTTGAGTATTGCCAGCAGAGAGCAACCAGCTCTGAGGCATGTGATGAAATGACATTTCCTGCTCTCCTCACAAATTCTGGATTTAGTGATGCTGATCTTAGTTTAATTTCCTGGTTGCAACACATACCAAACGAAACATTCTCTTGCCCCTTTGAGCAGAAATCATTGAAATTTGACATAAGACAGTTAGTAAAACCAACTTTAGAAGCATCATGGTCAGAGCAAATTCTAGTGACCCCTATCAAACCCAAGCTGTTTCCTCATTCAGCTGTTCCCAACATGAGACCAAGGTCTGCAGATGTCATGACAAGATCTTTAAACCCACAGTTTGATGGCTTGAGTCGAGGGCTCTGGCAGGGGGGAAGGAAGAACATGTCTGCCTCGGTCAGTGGAAGCAGCACACTGTCACAGTCCATGTCTGTTGTGTCTGGCATTGGTCTGAATAATGCTTTAAAAGACCCCATGCAGATGTCGATGGATAAACTGTTTTCAGAAGGAGAGATGGTGAACACTCAAAGTTCGACAGTATTGGAGGAAAATTCTCCAAGACAGAAAGTTGAAGAAGGAAAGCCTCAGACAAATAAAAACCTAAACCTGAATGATGAGACAAAGCCAACTCCACCTGTTGCAACTATAGCCCCACAAGACAAGTTACAGAACAAAAATAATCCCAAGCCAACTGTTGATGAAGAAATGAGCAAGTCATCCACAGAACTGTTAAAGGAATTTCAGCGGCAGAAACAGGTGTGTAGAGAACAGATAGAGATATATGAGCAACAGCGAGAGAAGATGCTGAAGGAGCTGATGACGATTGAAAGCAAGACCAGCATGATTGACAACAGAGAGGGACCGGCCACACAGGAGCAGACAG AGTCCATTTTCCCACAAAATCCAGGCTCGCATTCAAATCAAACTAACAATGTTTCACACATAAACCAGACAAACAAGCTCAATAGTAAACCTGttcaaaaacattcaaacaGTCCCACAAATGTCAACACAGTAAATTCTCAGACTGTCCCAACACCCATCCCTGATGTTAACCCTGTCTGTAACAGACAAACCAGCCCTGTGACACACCCTGTAACCCACATCTACCAAGTAGACAGTCTGGCCAATACCCCCACCTGTGAGTTTGTGGTTGGGGGTCACGAGCTAGGGTCAGACAGGAGCATTCTGACCCCGGTCAATGTTGAGGAAACCAGCAAAGTAAACCCTCCACCAAGCCCTAACACATTACCCAGAGAATCAGCACCTGCCATAGACTCATCAAGACAGCCAGAGCCTACAG CTTTAGCCTCTGTCACAGGCCGTTCTACCACCCACTCCACTAAATCTGTCAAAGCTAAAGCCACACCCAATACCCAAGGCAGTCAGGGTAAGCCTGCTACCAGCAGAAAAACAAACACAACTGCATCTGCAGGTAGAGAAAAATGTGCAGACTCAAAACCTACAAAGACAACAGGTTCAAAATCCTTGGGCCGTGGGACTGCCACAAGGCCCACAACTCTGACCCCTGGAGGTCTGGGTAGAGCCAAGAGGGCGCCAGTGCCCAGTAAAG ACAATAAGCCCGCTGTTGTTGGGGGAGTcggaaccaaaccaattggacCAGTAATATCTCAGAGCCCCAAAAAGACGCCCAGACCCGTCAGCCAGATTGAT CTTGAGGACCAGAAGATGTCCCGCCCTAAGTTTGTCCCGATCTGTCGTCTGGAGGACCCCCAGGCTATCCGGACGGTTGCCTTCCATCCCTCCGGAACCATGTTCGCTGTCGGATCCAACTCCAAGACCCTGCGGGTCTGTGCCTTCCCAGATGTTTCCAATCTCAG TGAGACTCACGAGACATTTGAGACACAGACCATGTACACAAAGCACAAGCATCACAAGGGCTCAATCTACTGTGTGGCCTGGAGCCCCATGGGGGATCTACTGGCCACCGGCTCCAACGACAAGACCATCAAGATGTTCCAGTACAACATGGACATGAACGCACAAG GGCCTGAAATGGAGTTATCCTTTCATGACGGTACAGTACGAGACATGGTCTTTATGCAGGACACAATAAATCGGTCGTCTCTGTTGATCAGTGGAGGGGCAGGGGATTGTAAGATCTACGTCACAGACTGTGAGACCGGCATGCCTGTACGAGCAATGGCCGGACACTCGG GTCATGTGTATGCCCTTCATTCCTGGGGTGGCTGTATGTTTGTCAGTGGATCAGCAGACAAGACGGCCAGGTTCTGGGACCTCCGAGCTTCCACCGCAATCACTGTTGTTCCTAGCTCCACTG GGAGTGCTTTTGCCTCAGTATGTGTGGACCCCTCGGGGCGCCTCCTGGCCTCAGGCCATGAAGATGGCAGCGTGATGCTGTATGACATCAGAGGGTCGAGAGGGATCCAGAGCTTCCGACCCCACTCTGGGGAGTGTCGCACAGTCCGATTCTCAATGAACGCTTTCTATCTGCTGACTGGCTCATATGACAAGAAGATCATTATGACTGACATGCAcg
- the LOC105332376 gene encoding WD repeat-containing protein 47 isoform X6 → MPAPSIIVDETDVVRLVSEFLHNRDLNISMLSVERETGIINGEFSDDMLFLRQLILDGQWDDVIDFIQPLSSVETFNYTKFQYIIMKHKYLELLCIKSEPSVMQNYDFTVEEVVKCLNSLESLCVSKEDYNNLCLLLTIPKISDHPEYQNWNPSNARVKCFRDVTPLVEKYLTPMDQSKKNAKTAEDDRLLQLVLKGILYESCVEYCQQRATSSEACDEMTFPALLTNSGFSDADLSLISWLQHIPNETFSCPFEQKSLKFDIRQLVKPTLEASWSEQILVTPIKPKLFPHSAVPNMRPRSADVMTRSLNPQFDGLSRGLWQGGRKNMSASVSGSSTLSQSMSVVSGIGLNNALKDPMQMSMDKLFSEGEMVNTQSSTVLEENSPRQKVEEGKPQTNKNLNLNDETKPTPPVATIAPQDKLQNKNNPKPTVDEEMSKSSTELLKEFQRQKQVCREQIEIYEQQREKMLKELMTIESKTSMIDNREGPATQEQTDNKPAVVGGVGTKPIGPVISQSPKKTPRPVSQIDLEDQKMSRPKFVPICRLEDPQAIRTVAFHPSGTMFAVGSNSKTLRVCAFPDVSNLSETHETFETQTMYTKHKHHKGSIYCVAWSPMGDLLATGSNDKTIKMFQYNMDMNAQGPEMELSFHDGTVRDMVFMQDTINRSSLLISGGAGDCKIYVTDCETGMPVRAMAGHSGHVYALHSWGGCMFVSGSADKTARFWDLRASTAITVVPSSTGSAFASVCVDPSGRLLASGHEDGSVMLYDIRGSRGIQSFRPHSGECRTVRFSMNAFYLLTGSYDKKIIMTDMHGDLLRPLPSVVVAEHEDKVIQCRWHPSQLAFISSSADRHVTCWGLPVV, encoded by the exons ATGCCTGCTCCAAGTATTATTGTGGACGAGACCGATGTGGTCAGACTGGTATCAGAATTTTTGCACAACAGAGATCTGAATATTTCTATGCTTTCGGTAGAAAGAGAAACGGGTATCATCAATGGCGAATTTTCTGATGACATGTTATTTCTTAGACAGCTGATTTTAGACGGTCAATGGGATGATGTTATCGATTTTATCCAACCTCTGAGTTCCGTTGAGACTTTCAACTACACAAAATTTCAGTACATCATTATGAAACACAAATATCTTGAGCTTTTATGCATCAAGTCAGAACCAAGTGTAATGCAGAATTATGATTTCACCGTAGAAGAGGTAGTTAAATGTCTGAACAGTTTAGAAAGCTTATGTGTTTCTAAAGAAGATTACAATAACTTGTGCTTGCTTTTAACAATTCCCAAAATTTCTGATCATCCGGAATACCAGAATTGGAATCCAAGTAATGCCAGAGTGAAGTGTTTCCGAGATGTAACCCCCCTTGTGGAGAAGTATCTTACACCCATGGATCAATCCAAAAAGAATGCAAAAACAGCTGAGGATGACAGACTTCTTCAGCTAGTGCTGAAGGGCATTCTTTATGAATCTTGTGTTGAGTATTGCCAGCAGAGAGCAACCAGCTCTGAGGCATGTGATGAAATGACATTTCCTGCTCTCCTCACAAATTCTGGATTTAGTGATGCTGATCTTAGTTTAATTTCCTGGTTGCAACACATACCAAACGAAACATTCTCTTGCCCCTTTGAGCAGAAATCATTGAAATTTGACATAAGACAGTTAGTAAAACCAACTTTAGAAGCATCATGGTCAGAGCAAATTCTAGTGACCCCTATCAAACCCAAGCTGTTTCCTCATTCAGCTGTTCCCAACATGAGACCAAGGTCTGCAGATGTCATGACAAGATCTTTAAACCCACAGTTTGATGGCTTGAGTCGAGGGCTCTGGCAGGGGGGAAGGAAGAACATGTCTGCCTCGGTCAGTGGAAGCAGCACACTGTCACAGTCCATGTCTGTTGTGTCTGGCATTGGTCTGAATAATGCTTTAAAAGACCCCATGCAGATGTCGATGGATAAACTGTTTTCAGAAGGAGAGATGGTGAACACTCAAAGTTCGACAGTATTGGAGGAAAATTCTCCAAGACAGAAAGTTGAAGAAGGAAAGCCTCAGACAAATAAAAACCTAAACCTGAATGATGAGACAAAGCCAACTCCACCTGTTGCAACTATAGCCCCACAAGACAAGTTACAGAACAAAAATAATCCCAAGCCAACTGTTGATGAAGAAATGAGCAAGTCATCCACAGAACTGTTAAAGGAATTTCAGCGGCAGAAACAGGTGTGTAGAGAACAGATAGAGATATATGAGCAACAGCGAGAGAAGATGCTGAAGGAGCTGATGACGATTGAAAGCAAGACCAGCATGATTGACAACAGAGAGGGACCGGCCACACAGGAGCAGACAG ACAATAAGCCCGCTGTTGTTGGGGGAGTcggaaccaaaccaattggacCAGTAATATCTCAGAGCCCCAAAAAGACGCCCAGACCCGTCAGCCAGATTGAT CTTGAGGACCAGAAGATGTCCCGCCCTAAGTTTGTCCCGATCTGTCGTCTGGAGGACCCCCAGGCTATCCGGACGGTTGCCTTCCATCCCTCCGGAACCATGTTCGCTGTCGGATCCAACTCCAAGACCCTGCGGGTCTGTGCCTTCCCAGATGTTTCCAATCTCAG TGAGACTCACGAGACATTTGAGACACAGACCATGTACACAAAGCACAAGCATCACAAGGGCTCAATCTACTGTGTGGCCTGGAGCCCCATGGGGGATCTACTGGCCACCGGCTCCAACGACAAGACCATCAAGATGTTCCAGTACAACATGGACATGAACGCACAAG GGCCTGAAATGGAGTTATCCTTTCATGACGGTACAGTACGAGACATGGTCTTTATGCAGGACACAATAAATCGGTCGTCTCTGTTGATCAGTGGAGGGGCAGGGGATTGTAAGATCTACGTCACAGACTGTGAGACCGGCATGCCTGTACGAGCAATGGCCGGACACTCGG GTCATGTGTATGCCCTTCATTCCTGGGGTGGCTGTATGTTTGTCAGTGGATCAGCAGACAAGACGGCCAGGTTCTGGGACCTCCGAGCTTCCACCGCAATCACTGTTGTTCCTAGCTCCACTG GGAGTGCTTTTGCCTCAGTATGTGTGGACCCCTCGGGGCGCCTCCTGGCCTCAGGCCATGAAGATGGCAGCGTGATGCTGTATGACATCAGAGGGTCGAGAGGGATCCAGAGCTTCCGACCCCACTCTGGGGAGTGTCGCACAGTCCGATTCTCAATGAACGCTTTCTATCTGCTGACTGGCTCATATGACAAGAAGATCATTATGACTGACATGCAcg
- the LOC105332376 gene encoding WD repeat-containing protein 47 isoform X5, whose amino-acid sequence MPAPSIIVDETDVVRLVSEFLHNRDLNISMLSVERETGIINGEFSDDMLFLRQLILDGQWDDVIDFIQPLSSVETFNYTKFQYIIMKHKYLELLCIKSEPSVMQNYDFTVEEVVKCLNSLESLCVSKEDYNNLCLLLTIPKISDHPEYQNWNPSNARVKCFRDVTPLVEKYLTPMDQSKKNAKTAEDDRLLQLVLKGILYESCVEYCQQRATSSEACDEMTFPALLTNSGFSDADLSLISWLQHIPNETFSCPFEQKSLKFDIRQLVKPTLEASWSEQILVTPIKPKLFPHSAVPNMRPRSADVMTRSLNPQFDGLSRGLWQGGRKNMSASVSGSSTLSQSMSVVSGIGLNNALKDPMQMSMDKLFSEGEMVNTQSSTVLEENSPRQKVEEGKPQTNKNLNLNDETKPTPPVATIAPQDKLQNKNNPKPTVDEEMSKSSTELLKEFQRQKQVCREQIEIYEQQREKMLKELMTIESKTSMIDNREGPATQEQTESIFPQNPGSHSNQTNNVSHINQTNKLNSKPVQKHSNSPTNVNTVNSQTVPTPIPDVNPVCNRQTSPVTHPVTHIYQVDSLANTPTCEFVVGGHELGSDRSILTPVNVEETSKVNPPPSPNTLPRESAPAIDSSRQPEPTDNKPAVVGGVGTKPIGPVISQSPKKTPRPVSQIDLEDQKMSRPKFVPICRLEDPQAIRTVAFHPSGTMFAVGSNSKTLRVCAFPDVSNLSETHETFETQTMYTKHKHHKGSIYCVAWSPMGDLLATGSNDKTIKMFQYNMDMNAQGPEMELSFHDGTVRDMVFMQDTINRSSLLISGGAGDCKIYVTDCETGMPVRAMAGHSGHVYALHSWGGCMFVSGSADKTARFWDLRASTAITVVPSSTGSAFASVCVDPSGRLLASGHEDGSVMLYDIRGSRGIQSFRPHSGECRTVRFSMNAFYLLTGSYDKKIIMTDMHGDLLRPLPSVVVAEHEDKVIQCRWHPSQLAFISSSADRHVTCWGLPVV is encoded by the exons ATGCCTGCTCCAAGTATTATTGTGGACGAGACCGATGTGGTCAGACTGGTATCAGAATTTTTGCACAACAGAGATCTGAATATTTCTATGCTTTCGGTAGAAAGAGAAACGGGTATCATCAATGGCGAATTTTCTGATGACATGTTATTTCTTAGACAGCTGATTTTAGACGGTCAATGGGATGATGTTATCGATTTTATCCAACCTCTGAGTTCCGTTGAGACTTTCAACTACACAAAATTTCAGTACATCATTATGAAACACAAATATCTTGAGCTTTTATGCATCAAGTCAGAACCAAGTGTAATGCAGAATTATGATTTCACCGTAGAAGAGGTAGTTAAATGTCTGAACAGTTTAGAAAGCTTATGTGTTTCTAAAGAAGATTACAATAACTTGTGCTTGCTTTTAACAATTCCCAAAATTTCTGATCATCCGGAATACCAGAATTGGAATCCAAGTAATGCCAGAGTGAAGTGTTTCCGAGATGTAACCCCCCTTGTGGAGAAGTATCTTACACCCATGGATCAATCCAAAAAGAATGCAAAAACAGCTGAGGATGACAGACTTCTTCAGCTAGTGCTGAAGGGCATTCTTTATGAATCTTGTGTTGAGTATTGCCAGCAGAGAGCAACCAGCTCTGAGGCATGTGATGAAATGACATTTCCTGCTCTCCTCACAAATTCTGGATTTAGTGATGCTGATCTTAGTTTAATTTCCTGGTTGCAACACATACCAAACGAAACATTCTCTTGCCCCTTTGAGCAGAAATCATTGAAATTTGACATAAGACAGTTAGTAAAACCAACTTTAGAAGCATCATGGTCAGAGCAAATTCTAGTGACCCCTATCAAACCCAAGCTGTTTCCTCATTCAGCTGTTCCCAACATGAGACCAAGGTCTGCAGATGTCATGACAAGATCTTTAAACCCACAGTTTGATGGCTTGAGTCGAGGGCTCTGGCAGGGGGGAAGGAAGAACATGTCTGCCTCGGTCAGTGGAAGCAGCACACTGTCACAGTCCATGTCTGTTGTGTCTGGCATTGGTCTGAATAATGCTTTAAAAGACCCCATGCAGATGTCGATGGATAAACTGTTTTCAGAAGGAGAGATGGTGAACACTCAAAGTTCGACAGTATTGGAGGAAAATTCTCCAAGACAGAAAGTTGAAGAAGGAAAGCCTCAGACAAATAAAAACCTAAACCTGAATGATGAGACAAAGCCAACTCCACCTGTTGCAACTATAGCCCCACAAGACAAGTTACAGAACAAAAATAATCCCAAGCCAACTGTTGATGAAGAAATGAGCAAGTCATCCACAGAACTGTTAAAGGAATTTCAGCGGCAGAAACAGGTGTGTAGAGAACAGATAGAGATATATGAGCAACAGCGAGAGAAGATGCTGAAGGAGCTGATGACGATTGAAAGCAAGACCAGCATGATTGACAACAGAGAGGGACCGGCCACACAGGAGCAGACAG AGTCCATTTTCCCACAAAATCCAGGCTCGCATTCAAATCAAACTAACAATGTTTCACACATAAACCAGACAAACAAGCTCAATAGTAAACCTGttcaaaaacattcaaacaGTCCCACAAATGTCAACACAGTAAATTCTCAGACTGTCCCAACACCCATCCCTGATGTTAACCCTGTCTGTAACAGACAAACCAGCCCTGTGACACACCCTGTAACCCACATCTACCAAGTAGACAGTCTGGCCAATACCCCCACCTGTGAGTTTGTGGTTGGGGGTCACGAGCTAGGGTCAGACAGGAGCATTCTGACCCCGGTCAATGTTGAGGAAACCAGCAAAGTAAACCCTCCACCAAGCCCTAACACATTACCCAGAGAATCAGCACCTGCCATAGACTCATCAAGACAGCCAGAGCCTACAG ACAATAAGCCCGCTGTTGTTGGGGGAGTcggaaccaaaccaattggacCAGTAATATCTCAGAGCCCCAAAAAGACGCCCAGACCCGTCAGCCAGATTGAT CTTGAGGACCAGAAGATGTCCCGCCCTAAGTTTGTCCCGATCTGTCGTCTGGAGGACCCCCAGGCTATCCGGACGGTTGCCTTCCATCCCTCCGGAACCATGTTCGCTGTCGGATCCAACTCCAAGACCCTGCGGGTCTGTGCCTTCCCAGATGTTTCCAATCTCAG TGAGACTCACGAGACATTTGAGACACAGACCATGTACACAAAGCACAAGCATCACAAGGGCTCAATCTACTGTGTGGCCTGGAGCCCCATGGGGGATCTACTGGCCACCGGCTCCAACGACAAGACCATCAAGATGTTCCAGTACAACATGGACATGAACGCACAAG GGCCTGAAATGGAGTTATCCTTTCATGACGGTACAGTACGAGACATGGTCTTTATGCAGGACACAATAAATCGGTCGTCTCTGTTGATCAGTGGAGGGGCAGGGGATTGTAAGATCTACGTCACAGACTGTGAGACCGGCATGCCTGTACGAGCAATGGCCGGACACTCGG GTCATGTGTATGCCCTTCATTCCTGGGGTGGCTGTATGTTTGTCAGTGGATCAGCAGACAAGACGGCCAGGTTCTGGGACCTCCGAGCTTCCACCGCAATCACTGTTGTTCCTAGCTCCACTG GGAGTGCTTTTGCCTCAGTATGTGTGGACCCCTCGGGGCGCCTCCTGGCCTCAGGCCATGAAGATGGCAGCGTGATGCTGTATGACATCAGAGGGTCGAGAGGGATCCAGAGCTTCCGACCCCACTCTGGGGAGTGTCGCACAGTCCGATTCTCAATGAACGCTTTCTATCTGCTGACTGGCTCATATGACAAGAAGATCATTATGACTGACATGCAcg